AATATTCCACCGGGTCTTCAATGGTCATGATGTTGCGCGAGCGGTCGTTAATTTCGGTGAGGCCCGCATAAAGGCTTGTGGTTTTACCGGAGCCTGTGGGGCCGGTTACCAAAATAATGCCGTGGGGTTTGCGCAGTGCGTTGGCGAAGGCCTGATGGGTTTTCGCGGGCATTTGCAGCTGGTGGAGTTTCAGCGCACCGGCGGCCTGATCGAGAATACGCAACACCGCGCGCTCGCCGTAGGCCGAGGGCAAGGTGCTCACGCGGATATCAATGGTGTGACCTGCCAGGGTAACCGACATACGGCCATCCTGGGGCAAACGTTTTTCGGCAATATCAAGCCGGGCCATTACCTTTATGCGCGAATTAATGAGCGGCGCCAGTTGCGCTTTGGCCTGCAGCACTTCGTTCAACACGCCATCTACCCGAAAGCGCACGGCCACGCGATCTTCACAGGGCTCCAAGTGAATATCCGAAGCTTTGGCTTTTACCGCTTGCGCCAAAATGGCGTTAATCAGGCGGATCACCGGGGCATCGTTATTGCCCGCCAACAGATCGCCTTCCTCGGGAATGTCGTCCACCAGTTGCGACAAATCCATATCGGCTACTGCCTGTTGGGCGGCATCGGAGTCGTCGTGGTAGACATCTTTCAGGCGCTGCTTGAAATCCGCCTCGGGAATTTCCACCAGCGCCAAGGCTTCACCGTGGTAGTGACGCTGCAGCTCGGCAATTACCTGGTAGTTGATGCCGGGCTTGTGCAACAGTTCACCGCCGGCTTTTAACACGCCGTGGGTTTGTGCAAAGCTAAAGGGCAATAACGCGCTCATAGTGGCTACTGATCCTGCTTGGCTTCACGCTGTTGGTCGGCGCCGGGCATAATGAATAAACCCTGCTCGCGGTTTTCCCAAGTTGGCATTTTATTTTGCTTGGTGTCTTGGAAAAACAAATCGCTATCGCTGCCGGATTTCTGCTGCAGATCGTAGATGTATTTGTATTTTTCGGCCGTGGCACCGCGCAGGCTGTCGTCGTCGCGAATGATGGTGGCGCGAATAAAGACCATCAAATTGCTCTTAACCACCTTGGTGGAGTTAGAGCGGAACAAGCGGCCCAAGAGCGGTACATCGCCCAAGAGCGGCACTTTTTGTTCACCGGTTTGCAGATCGTCTTTCATCAAACCGCCCAGCACCACAATTTCGCCATCGGCTGCGAGTATGCGGGTTTCGATGGTGCGCTTGTTGGTGATCAAATCAGAGGCAGAAACCGAGGTATTGCCGGCAATGCTCGACACCTCTTGTTTTATTTCCATTACCACCGAATTGCCTTCGTTAATGTGTGGCGTTACCTCCAGCATAATGCCCACGTTTTCACGCTGAATAGTCTGGAAGGGGTTGGTGCCGCCAGTGCCGCCACCGGAGCCGGGGTTTGAAAAGGAGCCGGTAACGAAGGGCACGTTTTGGCCCACGTTAATAGTGGCTGTGTGGTTGTCTGAGGTGAGCAAGCTCGGCGTTGAAAGAATGTTGGCATCGGTTTGTTTTTGCAGCGCATTAATCAGCACCAGAAAATCGGTACTCCCGCCGGTGCTCAACTGGCCGAGTGTTTGACCTTCCACCAGGCCCGCAAGCCCTGCCAGTGTGCCAATTACCGAACCTTCATCGGGATCCGGGTCTATGGCACCGCCGCCGCTTAACGCGCCGTTTTGCAAAGACGATGTGCCAAAGGTGCCATTGTTAGTGCCGAACAACCACTGAATGCCCAGCTCTTTGGAGTTGTCGTCCAGCATTTCTACAATCACCGCTTCCACCAGCACCTGGGCGCGGCGGATATCCAGCCGTGCAATCACGGCCTTGAGCGATTCCAGCGTGGCCGGGTCTGCGGTGATCAGCAGCGAGTTGGTGTCTTCATCGGCTTCAACGCTGGTTTCGGTTTGCGAACCGCCCTCGCCTTTGTCCATTTTGGAGATGTTTTTTACAACGTTGGTGAGCACCGTGGCCACTTGCTTGGCCTCGGCGTACTCCAGGTAAATCACCTGCACGTTGCCGCTTTGTTGCTGGGGCATATCCAGCCGTTTGATGAGCTGCTTCACGCGCGAGCGGCTCAGGTCATCGCCGGAAATCAAAATGCCGTTGGAGCGTTTGTCGGCCACCAGCATGGGCGCGTTGTCGTTACCGGCCTTGCCCTGCTCCTGGCGCTGCAATTGGGTAAGAATGCGCACCAGATCTTCGGCGCCTGCGTGTTTCAGGTGTATGAGCTCGGTGGTGAACACCGCCGCGCGGTCGATGCGGTCTATGACATCCTGCAGGCGGGCGATGTTGGCTTCGGTATCGGTAATGATGATGGCATTGGAGGGATCATAGGCGGCCATGTGGGCGTGCTGGGGCACCATGGGCCGCAACACCGGCAGCGCCTTGGAGGCAGCCACATTGTTGAGCTGAATCACCTGGGTGATCATGCCGTCGTTGCCACGCTTGGCGGCGTCTTTCACTTCCAGCGGCAGCGAGCGCGCTTCTTTCGAGCTCACAATGCGGGTGACGTTGCCCGATTCAATGGCGGCGTAACCGTGCACATCGAGCACCGCCAAAAATAAATTGTAGAGCTCATCGGCATCCATCTGCTTGGATGAAATCACCTTGATGCGCCCTTTTACCGACGGGTCAACAATAAAGGTTTTGCCGGTGGTATCGGCCACATACTTCACCACCTCCTGGATGTCGGCGTCTTTGAAGTTAACCGTGTAGGTTTGGCCAAGGCTGCTGGCAGGCAGGGCCAAGAGGCTCACCGCCAAGAGGGCGCTGGCCAGAAAATGGGAGGGCTTGTGCACGACTTTTTTCACAATGATCTTCTTATTACCGTTGTTTTCGTGGGCGCCATAGCGCGACGCATCATTCCAATGAAATTCTTAGCTGTGTTTCTTCGCCGCCCCGCAAAATGGTGAGCTGGGCGCTGCGCGAATCGCGCAGGGATTTGGCAACGTTTACCGCCGTGGCGGTATCTGTGAGGCTGGTGCCGTTTACCGCAGTGACAATATCGCCCGACTGCAGGCCCATGGCATCAAACACACCGCGATCACGCCCCGGGCGCACTTCAAAACCCAGAATTTCGGCGCCATCGCGCTTCAGGCTGATCTTCACCACATCGGCCAGCGATTGTGCCGAGAGATCTTTCATATCCACATAGCGCTCGGCTACATCGCGCGAGATCTTTGCGGTGGCGCGCATGGGCTTGGGCGGGCTTACCGGCTGCGGCTTGGCGCGCTCAGTTTCATCGTACAGCCACAACAATTCATAACGCCCATTGTTGGCAATCACAACGCGGTCTGAGAGCACTTTACTCAGCTTTACATTGGCACCACCGGGCAGGGCATCACCCACAGAATAGAGCGCTTGCTGGGAGCCGTTGGCAATAATGGCTTTATCTTGGCTGGAGTCGCCGGTGGCAATCACACCTTGCAGCTGCAGCTGCAGGCGGGTTTCTTGGGCTTCATCTTCAATAGAGGGCGCCTGGATTTCTTCCACTGGCTCATCGGCGGCCTTGCCAAAGGGGTTGAGGGAGGCAAAGGCTTCTATGTCTAGGGCTTGCGCCGGGGCTTCGGAACTTAATAACGGCAGGTTGACAGACTGGCCCTGGGCCACAAAGGTTGCCGGCTGCGCCACTAACAACCACACAAGTTTGGCAAGGCTGTAGGTGAACCAGAGTACCAACAAGGTTAAGCCCAGGCGCTGCCACCAGTGTGCAGGAATGGCGCGCAAGCGGGTTAGCAGTTGGCTAAGGCCCGGCGGCAATTTGGGCCAAGTTCCTGATAAGGCGTTAATGGGTCCGCTCCTTGATGGTGTTATTGGGTTTATCTAGCATCCAAGGCGGGCACATCATAACAGGAGTTGCGGTTGGCAGTTACCTCGTCTTGCGCCCGCGGCTGTGGGTTACTTTGTGGCCACAAACAACAGGGGCTAGCACGCTAGCCCCTGAATATGACAGATGGGTGACACAAGAATCAAACGGGATTGGTATATACGCCATTACAAATGGGTTGGAAGGCCGTTAGCGCATCCAGATTTGTACCCAGGCCGTTTTGCGGGAACTTGTCGGCATTGGCGAAGTTCGCCTGCTCGCCGTGCAATGCCATGTAGTTAAGCACCACCGTTTCCACCAGCAGGTTGACGTTGTTCGCCGCCACGCTAGAGGCGGTTTCTACATCGCCGCTTGGGCGCATCCAACCTATCTGGCGGTGGGTTTCCTGCTCATCCATGGTGGCACCCAGCAATTGCGGCCGCCCGCCCGGGTTGTACACCAGGAAGAACGCCGAGGCGGTTTGCTGGTTGTCGCCCGTCCATACGCCTTTGCCGGCGCCATCTTCAGAATTATCCAGCATGCCGTTGGAGAATACCGAGCCGTCTGAGCAGACGTAAATCATTACCGGCACACCCACTTTGGCGGCGTATTCCAGTACCGCACCAATGCAGCGCCCGGCCCGCAGGTCGCGGCGCTCGCCGGTGGCGCGATCACCTGTGTGGTAATCGTAGCCGCCCATGGTGATGGTGCCCGCGCCCGCATAGCCATTGATAACCATCTTGGCCACCGACGCGGTTTTGCGGAATTCGCCATCAGAGGCAAATTCCGCCGCGCTGAACACGCCATTAGGGCCAACCAGGTCTAAATCCAGCTCGGGGTTCAGGTCTGCGGGGTTACCGAAGGTGTTGGCCAGGTGCGCCGATTTTACATACTGGCAGCGCAGGGTTTCTTCTACAGCCGTTTGTTCATCAGCGGTTAAACCGGTATCGATGCGGGCGATTTTCTTATCGCTCACCCGGTACATGGTTTCCATCACCTTCACGATTTCATCTTTGCTGAGCAGCTCAGTCAGGCTTCCTACATCCACCAAGCCCGTCACATCGGAGGGGCGATCCACCTTGGTGGGGCGCACGGCCGGGTCGATCATGGCCGCTGGCGCCATGGAGTTGCCGCCGGAATCAGACGAGCGCGAGCCCACCAGTGCCACCAGGTTGCCAAAGGCCCCGGCTTTGTTAATGCCGTACATGGGGTTGTGGGGGTTGTTGCCTGTGTCATTTTCAGAACGCGCAGGAATCACGGCACCATTGGTGGCCGGGGCTGCGGTAATGGCCTTTTCCAAAATGCCGCGCAGCATGGCGGAATCTGTATGAAAGCGCAGGCCTAAGGACTCATCAATAAAATTTGCGGTGCTTGAAGAAGGCACCATGTCGCCGGGCAGGCCCTGCTTGCCGTAACCGGCGGTAGAGAGGAAATCCAGCTGGCCGCCGCGGCCGCCAATCAGCACATTGGAGCCCGCAAAGTTGGCGCCACCGGCCAAATCGAAACAGATGAAAGGGATTTTGCCCGAACCATTGAGGGGAATTTCACACTCATCAAGCTTGGTTAATAAATCTGGCGAAAGATCACCGTAGGCATTGGCGCTCAACAGCCCCAACGCCGTGCTGCCCACCACGGCGCCGGCACCCAGCTTGAACCCCTGGGCCAGCATATCGCGGCGCGATACGGGCTTGTGCATGTTAGGCGTAATAAGCGCCTCATCGGGTTGAAAATCTTTCTTGAATTTCTGGCTCATAATTATTCCTCCGGCCGACGCTATTGCAACAGCGTCACAGCACTGCCGGTGGCAGCGGCGCAGACGGCTTTTACGGTGTTTAGGGTGCGCTCGTTAGCCGATTTACAATTGGCAGTGCAAGGCGCAGTCATGTCGGTTATCAGGGCATCCAGCTCGGTTTTCACCTCGCCCAAAAGCGGCTGGTCGCCCAGTACATCGGTGCTGCCGCCGGGCACGGTATCAAAGCTGTGGGCCAGCAGCGCCTGGATGAGCGGGCCTGTCACCTGGTCGCGCTTGGCCTGGTTATCAAAAGCGGTGCTGATGCCCGCGTTGAAATCAAAGCCTGCAAAGTAGCTGGCGCGCTTGCTGGTGTCGTCTACCAGTTCATTACAGTACTGCACCGCCAGCTGGGTAATACCCATTTGGTGGGCGGCCAAAAAGCCCATTGGGTCTTCGGCAGTGGGCAGTTGCTGCTGTACCTGGGTAAAGAGCTGCGCCACGGCGCTGTTGGTGGATTCGATACCTGTAAGCGCAGACAAGCTTGCGTTGATCTCGGCAAAGTGGCGCAAACCGATGAGCGATTGGCCAGTGATGTCGTCAGGCGCGCCCGGCACCGCCGGATCTGCCTCTACGCGCACGAAGGTTTCATCGCCCAGGCGATCGAAGGTGAGGAAGAACTCATCGCTGGTGGGGCCCTTATCCAAAGGCACCACTGTGCCCAAGGGCGAAAGCTGCAAGCCGCCCGCTTGGTA
This genomic stretch from Simiduia sp. 21SJ11W-1 harbors:
- the gspC gene encoding type II secretion system protein GspC, which translates into the protein MPPGLSQLLTRLRAIPAHWWQRLGLTLLVLWFTYSLAKLVWLLVAQPATFVAQGQSVNLPLLSSEAPAQALDIEAFASLNPFGKAADEPVEEIQAPSIEDEAQETRLQLQLQGVIATGDSSQDKAIIANGSQQALYSVGDALPGGANVKLSKVLSDRVVIANNGRYELLWLYDETERAKPQPVSPPKPMRATAKISRDVAERYVDMKDLSAQSLADVVKISLKRDGAEILGFEVRPGRDRGVFDAMGLQSGDIVTAVNGTSLTDTATAVNVAKSLRDSRSAQLTILRGGEETQLRISLE
- a CDS encoding GspE/PulE family protein; this translates as MSALLPFSFAQTHGVLKAGGELLHKPGINYQVIAELQRHYHGEALALVEIPEADFKQRLKDVYHDDSDAAQQAVADMDLSQLVDDIPEEGDLLAGNNDAPVIRLINAILAQAVKAKASDIHLEPCEDRVAVRFRVDGVLNEVLQAKAQLAPLINSRIKVMARLDIAEKRLPQDGRMSVTLAGHTIDIRVSTLPSAYGERAVLRILDQAAGALKLHQLQMPAKTHQAFANALRKPHGIILVTGPTGSGKTTSLYAGLTEINDRSRNIMTIEDPVEYLLPGIAQTQVNTKANMTFVRGLRAILRQDPDVVMIGEIRDGETASIAVQSSLTGHMVLSTLHTNTAIGAVTRLLDMGVEAFLLSSSLDLIMAQRLVRRLCGCKKPHKPTPAECEQLGFAPEVEIFSANGCEQCGHTGYRGRLGIYEHIVIDEQMRQLIHEGAGEQTMLAYARRFSPSILDAGKARIIEGDTSVEEVLRVTTLS
- the gspD gene encoding type II secretion system secretin GspD, with the protein product MKKVVHKPSHFLASALLAVSLLALPASSLGQTYTVNFKDADIQEVVKYVADTTGKTFIVDPSVKGRIKVISSKQMDADELYNLFLAVLDVHGYAAIESGNVTRIVSSKEARSLPLEVKDAAKRGNDGMITQVIQLNNVAASKALPVLRPMVPQHAHMAAYDPSNAIIITDTEANIARLQDVIDRIDRAAVFTTELIHLKHAGAEDLVRILTQLQRQEQGKAGNDNAPMLVADKRSNGILISGDDLSRSRVKQLIKRLDMPQQQSGNVQVIYLEYAEAKQVATVLTNVVKNISKMDKGEGGSQTETSVEADEDTNSLLITADPATLESLKAVIARLDIRRAQVLVEAVIVEMLDDNSKELGIQWLFGTNNGTFGTSSLQNGALSGGGAIDPDPDEGSVIGTLAGLAGLVEGQTLGQLSTGGSTDFLVLINALQKQTDANILSTPSLLTSDNHTATINVGQNVPFVTGSFSNPGSGGGTGGTNPFQTIQRENVGIMLEVTPHINEGNSVVMEIKQEVSSIAGNTSVSASDLITNKRTIETRILAADGEIVVLGGLMKDDLQTGEQKVPLLGDVPLLGRLFRSNSTKVVKSNLMVFIRATIIRDDDSLRGATAEKYKYIYDLQQKSGSDSDLFFQDTKQNKMPTWENREQGLFIMPGADQQREAKQDQ
- a CDS encoding general secretion pathway protein GspF, with translation MSQKFKKDFQPDEALITPNMHKPVSRRDMLAQGFKLGAGAVVGSTALGLLSANAYGDLSPDLLTKLDECEIPLNGSGKIPFICFDLAGGANFAGSNVLIGGRGGQLDFLSTAGYGKQGLPGDMVPSSSTANFIDESLGLRFHTDSAMLRGILEKAITAAPATNGAVIPARSENDTGNNPHNPMYGINKAGAFGNLVALVGSRSSDSGGNSMAPAAMIDPAVRPTKVDRPSDVTGLVDVGSLTELLSKDEIVKVMETMYRVSDKKIARIDTGLTADEQTAVEETLRCQYVKSAHLANTFGNPADLNPELDLDLVGPNGVFSAAEFASDGEFRKTASVAKMVINGYAGAGTITMGGYDYHTGDRATGERRDLRAGRCIGAVLEYAAKVGVPVMIYVCSDGSVFSNGMLDNSEDGAGKGVWTGDNQQTASAFFLVYNPGGRPQLLGATMDEQETHRQIGWMRPSGDVETASSVAANNVNLLVETVVLNYMALHGEQANFANADKFPQNGLGTNLDALTAFQPICNGVYTNPV